The window CTTGGCCGCGACCACCACCATGGCGGCGCGCACGGTGCGGCCGAACAGGGCGTAGCCGGGTTGCAGGGTCTGGATCACCGTGCCGCCCGGCACGCTGTCCGAGGGCTGTTCCATCACGGCCTGATGCAGGTGCGGATCAAAGGCCTCGCCCGGCTGAGGCGCGACGCGGGTCAGGCCGTTGGTCTCGAAGGCCGACAGCAGCGACTTCTGCGTCAGCTCCAGACCGGTGACCATGGCAGCGGCGGGCCCCTCGGCGTCCCTGGGCGCCGACTGCAGGCCGCGTTCCAGCGTGTCGGCCACGCTCAGAAGATCCTTGGCGAAGCGCTGGATGGCGTAGGCGCGGGCGTCGTTGGCCTGGGTCTCGGCGCGGCGCTTGATGTTCTCGGCGTCGGCCACGGCGCGCAGGGCGCGGTCCTTCCATTGGTCGCGTTCGGCGATCAGGGCGTCGATCACGGCCATGTCGCCGTCTTCGGCGGCTTCCTGTGCGGCGTCGATGGCGGCCTCTCCCATGTCCTGCTCGAGTTGGTCCCGGGTCTCGTCGTTGATGTCGTTCACGTCTCTTGTCCGTCCAGAATCCGCCCCAGCACCCGGGCGGTATAGTCCACCAACGGAATGACACGGGCATAGTTCAGTCTTGCAGGGCCGATGACGCCGATGGCGCCCAGCATTCGCTGCCGACCCGTCATATAGGGCGCCGCGATCACGGCGGAACCCGAAAGCGAAAACAGTCGCGTTTCCGCGCCGATGAAGATGCGCACGCCCTGCGCCGCGCCGACCCCGTCCAGCAGGCCGATTAGCTGTTCCTTCTGCTCCAGATCGTCGAACAGGACGCGGACCCGCTCCAGATCCTCGACCGCCTGGGCGTCCTGCAACAGATTGGCGCGGCCCCGCACGATCAGGGCCCGGTCGCGCTCACCCCCGCCGGACCAGGCCGCCAGGCCGTCCTCGACCAGACGGGCGGCGGCGGCGTTCAGTTCGCGCCGGGCGGCGTCCAGTTCGGCGCTCATCTCGGTGCGCGCCTCGGCCAGGGGGCGGCCCTTCAGCCGGGCGTTGAGGAAGTTGGAGGCCTCGCTGAGCGTCGAAGGCGTCACCCCCGCCGACAGGGGCATGAGCCGGTTCTCCACCGTGCCGTCATCGCCCACCAGAACGGCCAGGGCCTGATCATGGCCCAGGGCCACGAACTCGACGTGCTTGACGCCCGCGTCGCGCACCGGGCTGGCGACGATGCCCGCCCCGCCAGCCAGACCGGACAGCAGGTTGCTGGCGGCGTCCAGCGCCTCTTCGAAATTGCGCCCCTTCCCCGCCAGTCGCGCGTCGATCTCGCGTCGCTCGTCCTGACCGATGTCCCCGACCTCCAGCAGGCCGTCGACGAACAGGCGCAGGCCCGCGTGGGTCGGCACCCGCCCGGCTGAGGTATGCGGCGAGGCCAGCAGGCCCGCCAGCGTGAGGTCCTGCATGGTGTTGCGGATCGAGGCGGGCGACAGGGCCAGGCCGCCGCGCGAAATGGTGCGCGACCCGACCGGCTCGCCCGTCTCCAGATAGGTCTCGACGATGCGGCGGAAGATGTCGCGCGCGCGCGCGTCCAGCGTCCCCAGACCAGCGGGTGCGCTTCCGAACGGCGACGGATGAGGGGCATACAGGCTCACGCTTTCAGGATAAGCACGCCCTGCTCTGGTTCCAAGGAAATCCCATGCGCCCGTCTGAACGCACCCCCGAACAACTCCGTACCGTCACGCTGGAGACCGGCGTCAACCGCTACGCCGAGGGCTCGTGCCTGGTCACCTTCGGCCATACCAAGGTCCTGTGCACCGCCTCGGTCGAGGAAAAGGTGCCGGGCTGGATGCGCAACACCGGCCAGGGCTGGGTCACCGCCGAATACGGCATGCTGCCCCGCGCCACCCACACCCGCGGCCGTCGTGAAGCCGCCGCCGGCAAGCAGTCGGGCCGTACCCAGGAAATCCAGCGCCTGATCGGCCGCAGCCTGCGCGCCGTGGTCGACCTGAAAGCCCTCGGCGAGCGTCAGGTCCTGATCGACTGCGACGTCATCCAGGCCGATGGCGGCACCCGCACCGCCTCGATCACCGGCGCCTGGGTCGCCATGGCTGTGGCCCTGAACTACCTCAAGGACGAGGGCGTGCTGAAGGCCGACCCCATCATCGATCAGGTCGCGGCTGTCTCGTGCGGCATCTTCAACGACCTGCCGGTGCTGGACCTCGACTATGAGGAAGACTCCACCGCCGAGGCCGATTCCAACTTCGTCCTGACCGGCGCCGGCGGCATCGTCGAGATCCAGGCCACGGGCGAGAAGCGCGGCTTCTCGCGTCCCGAGTTCGACCGCCTGTTCGAACTGGCCGGCATCGGCTGCACCGAGCTGTTCGCCCTGCAACGCGCGGCTCTGGGCCGCTAATTCTCGAGGACTAGGCCGCGAGGGCCGATCAAGGCATGGTGCCATCTTCTGCGAACGGAGACTGCCCCATGCGCCCCGCCCTCGCCGCCGCCCTTCTGGCCCTGTCGCTCGCCGCTTGCGGCCAGCCGCAGCCCGCGCCCGCCGAGACGCCCCCGTCGGGCGTGGACACCAAGCTCTCGCAGGAACCGATCGACGCCGTGCCGTTCAAGGAGGCGCCGCCTCCCGCCCCTGTCGCGCCGCCCAAACCCAAGACCGAGCCCGTCGTCTCCGAACCCGTTGCGGCAGCGCCCGTCGGCGAACCCGGCTCCTGCCTCGCCGAAATGGGCGAAGCCCGCTCCAAGCGTCTGGTCGAGCGCTGCATCGCCGTCAGTCCAGCGACCCGCCCGCCCTGCAACAGCGCCAACCCCTGCGCCATGATCCAGGGCGAGATCGACCGGTCCTGCGCCATGTATGGCCCGGATGAGAAGAAGCCGAAGGAATGTGCGGCCTGATCCCTCCCCCTCCCTTTCATGGGGAGGGTGGTCGCGCAGCGACCGGGTGGAGAGGGCGTGGTGATGCTAAGGCTGGCGCTCAATCAGCGAAAGCGCCCCCACCCGTCTGCCGCTTCGCGTTAGCGTCAGCCACCCTCCCCATGAGGGGGAGGGAGAAAGCGCGCTCAAGCAGCCCGCGACCGCGTCGCGGGCGATAGCGCCCTAAAAGAATAAAGGCCCCGCTGGAAACAGCGGGGCCTTCTTCATTTCAACCGTGAAGCTGTCGCTTAGTCGCGACGGCGACGGCCACGATCGCCACCGCGATCGCCGCCTTCACGCTTCGGACGGCCGCCGGTGTCTTCCGACAGCGGGGCTTCACCGCGTTCAGCGCGCTCGGCGTTGATCTTGTCGGTGATGTCTTCGCCCGTGGCTTGATCCACGACCTTCATCGACAGCTTGGTCTTGCCGCGGTCGTCGAAGCCCAGGAACTTGACCTTGACCTCTTGGCCTTCCGACAGGACGTCGGCCGGGTTGGCGACGCGTTCCAGAGCGATCTGGGACACGTGGACCAGGCCGTCCTTGGCGCCGAAGAAGTTCACGAAGGCGCCGAAGTCGACGACCTTGACCACCTTGCCGGTGTAGATCGCGCCCATTTCCGGCTCGGCGGCGATGGAGTTGATCCAGTTCTTGGCGGCGTCGATCTTCTCCTGGTCGTTGGCGGCGACCTTGATGGTGCCGTCATCGCCGATGTCGATCTTGGCGCCGGTCTTCTCGACGATCTCGCGGATCACCTTGCCGCCCGAACCGATCACTTCACGGATCTTGTCGACCGGGATCTTGATGGTTTCGATCTTGGGCGCGTGCTCGCCCAGCTCGGCGCGCGGAGCGTCCATGGCCTTCGACATTTCGTCGAGGATGTGCAGACGACCGGCCGAAGCCTGGGTCAGGGCCTGCTCCATGATCTCCTTGGTGATGCCAGCGACCTTGATGTCCATCTGAAGGCTGGTGATGCCTTCCGAGGTGCCCGCGACCTTGAAGTCCATGTCGCCCAGGTGATCTTCGTCACCCAGGATGTCCGACAGGATGGCGAACTCGCCCGACGGCTCCAGGATCAGACCCATGGCGATGCCCGAGACCGGACGGACCAACGGCACGCCGGCGTCCATCAGGGCCAGCGACGAACCGCAGACCGTGGCCATCGAGGACGAACCGTTGGACTCGGTGATCTCCGACACCAGACGGATGGTGTAGGGGAAGTCTTCCTTGGCCGGCAGCATCGGACGGATGGCGCGCCAGGCCAGCTTGCCGTGACCGATTTCGCGACGGCCGGGCGAACCCATGCGGCCAGCTTCACCCACCGAATAGGGGGGGAAGTTGTAGTGCAGCAGGAAGGACTCCTTGTAGGTGCCCGACAGGCTGTCGATGTACTGCTCGTCCTCGCCGGTGCCGAGGGTGGCGACGACCAGGGCCTGGGTTTCGCCGCGCGTGAACAGCGACGAACCGTGGGTGCGCGGCAGGACGCCGACTTCCGAAACGATGGCGCGGACCTTGTCGAGGGCGCGGCCGTCGACGCGGTGGGCGTTCTCGATGATGTCGCGACGCAGGACGTCGGCTTCGCATTCCTTGAAGGCGGCCGAGAACTTGGAGCTGTCGACGCCCTCGGGGTTCTCGTCGGTCTTCACCAGGGCGGCGGCGGCGGTCTTCTTGGCCGCGTCGACGCCCGAACGGCGCTCATACTTGCCCGGGTGGGCGTAGGCGGCCTTGATGTCTTCGCCGACCAGCTTCTTGATCGAGGCGACGACGTCGGAGTGGTCCTCGGCCTGGAAGTCGAAGGGCTCCTTGGCGGCGTGCTCGGCCAGGTCGATGATGGCGTCGATGACCGGCTGCATGCCCGCGTGCGCGAACATCAGGGCCTCGAGCATCTTCTCTTCCGACAGCTCCTTGGCTTCGGATTCGACCATCATCAGGGCGTCTTGCGTGCCGGCGACGACCAGGTCGAGCGCCGAGTCAGCCATGGCGTCGATGGCGGGGTTCAGGACCAGCTCGCCGTCGATCAGGCCGACGCGCGCGGCGCCGATGGGGCCCATGAAGGGCACGCCCGAGATGGTCAGGGCGGCCGAGGCGGCGACCATGCCCAGGACGTCCGGGTCGTTCTCCATGTCGTGCTGCAGCACGGTGATGACGACCTGGGTCTCGTTCTTGAAGCCCTTGACGAACAGGGGGCGGATCGGACGGTCGATCAGGCGCGAGACCAGGGTCTCTTTTTCCGACGGACGGCCTTCACGCTTGAAGTAGCCGCCCGGGATCTTGCCGGCCGCGAAGGTCTTTTCCTGGTAGTTGACGGTCAGCGGGAAGAAATCCAGGCCCGGCTTGGGCTGGCGGCCATAGACGACGGTGGCCAGGACCACGGTCTCGCCGTAGGTCGCCAGCACGGCGCCGTCAGCCTGACGGGCGATGCGGCCGGTTTCCAGCGTCAGCGGGCGGCCGGCCCACTCGATCGTCTTGCGTTTGATATCGAACATTTTTCTTCTTTCGTCTCCCGCGGGCGTATTCCCGACGGGGGTGTGTGGAGCCTCGGGCTGTTCAGTCCCTCGGTCCCCGAAAACCCGGTCGCGCCATCGCGTCCGGGCGGATGGAGCAAGGACCGTCCTGGCCCTCGCGTCTGCGCCGTTTCAAAGACCTGCGGCGCGCAGGAAGCTCACTGGTTGAGCGTTTTTCGAGGCGAACCGCGTCCGCTTCGAATAAGGGCTCATAGGTGCGGAACGAGGCGCGGACGTGT of the Brevundimonas pondensis genome contains:
- the rph gene encoding ribonuclease PH, whose amino-acid sequence is MRPSERTPEQLRTVTLETGVNRYAEGSCLVTFGHTKVLCTASVEEKVPGWMRNTGQGWVTAEYGMLPRATHTRGRREAAAGKQSGRTQEIQRLIGRSLRAVVDLKALGERQVLIDCDVIQADGGTRTASITGAWVAMAVALNYLKDEGVLKADPIIDQVAAVSCGIFNDLPVLDLDYEEDSTAEADSNFVLTGAGGIVEIQATGEKRGFSRPEFDRLFELAGIGCTELFALQRAALGR
- the grpE gene encoding nucleotide exchange factor GrpE, with amino-acid sequence MGEAAIDAAQEAAEDGDMAVIDALIAERDQWKDRALRAVADAENIKRRAETQANDARAYAIQRFAKDLLSVADTLERGLQSAPRDAEGPAAAMVTGLELTQKSLLSAFETNGLTRVAPQPGEAFDPHLHQAVMEQPSDSVPGGTVIQTLQPGYALFGRTVRAAMVVVAAKGSGPAGGGYSEANTTGGHFDAKA
- the pnp gene encoding polyribonucleotide nucleotidyltransferase; its protein translation is MFDIKRKTIEWAGRPLTLETGRIARQADGAVLATYGETVVLATVVYGRQPKPGLDFFPLTVNYQEKTFAAGKIPGGYFKREGRPSEKETLVSRLIDRPIRPLFVKGFKNETQVVITVLQHDMENDPDVLGMVAASAALTISGVPFMGPIGAARVGLIDGELVLNPAIDAMADSALDLVVAGTQDALMMVESEAKELSEEKMLEALMFAHAGMQPVIDAIIDLAEHAAKEPFDFQAEDHSDVVASIKKLVGEDIKAAYAHPGKYERRSGVDAAKKTAAAALVKTDENPEGVDSSKFSAAFKECEADVLRRDIIENAHRVDGRALDKVRAIVSEVGVLPRTHGSSLFTRGETQALVVATLGTGEDEQYIDSLSGTYKESFLLHYNFPPYSVGEAGRMGSPGRREIGHGKLAWRAIRPMLPAKEDFPYTIRLVSEITESNGSSSMATVCGSSLALMDAGVPLVRPVSGIAMGLILEPSGEFAILSDILGDEDHLGDMDFKVAGTSEGITSLQMDIKVAGITKEIMEQALTQASAGRLHILDEMSKAMDAPRAELGEHAPKIETIKIPVDKIREVIGSGGKVIREIVEKTGAKIDIGDDGTIKVAANDQEKIDAAKNWINSIAAEPEMGAIYTGKVVKVVDFGAFVNFFGAKDGLVHVSQIALERVANPADVLSEGQEVKVKFLGFDDRGKTKLSMKVVDQATGEDITDKINAERAERGEAPLSEDTGGRPKREGGDRGGDRGRRRRD
- the hrcA gene encoding heat-inducible transcriptional repressor HrcA, whose translation is MYAPHPSPFGSAPAGLGTLDARARDIFRRIVETYLETGEPVGSRTISRGGLALSPASIRNTMQDLTLAGLLASPHTSAGRVPTHAGLRLFVDGLLEVGDIGQDERREIDARLAGKGRNFEEALDAASNLLSGLAGGAGIVASPVRDAGVKHVEFVALGHDQALAVLVGDDGTVENRLMPLSAGVTPSTLSEASNFLNARLKGRPLAEARTEMSAELDAARRELNAAAARLVEDGLAAWSGGGERDRALIVRGRANLLQDAQAVEDLERVRVLFDDLEQKEQLIGLLDGVGAAQGVRIFIGAETRLFSLSGSAVIAAPYMTGRQRMLGAIGVIGPARLNYARVIPLVDYTARVLGRILDGQET